GGCCACAGAAAAATGTTGGCCGGAAGTTGCAGCAATCGAGCATCTGAAGGCAAATCGCTCGATGATGTGCACATGAAGCTGCCCGCAACCGCCGTGGGTTGCGTCAATCGCTTCCAATCCATCGCGCTGTCCAGTGCCTGGCAACACCGCGAAATAATCTCCACGGCCTGCGGCCCGCTCAGCCGTACAATTCCCCGGGCGGCCCCGCCAGGAGCCGTAGCCACAGCGGCGATGGTGTCGTCAAGCGTAAGCATGGCAACAAAGAGTAGAGCCAATCACGAAGCCGCAACTCGCGTTTGTCTTCCACCGCGCCGCCTTGGGCCGTTCTCTTCCGATTTGCCTGTTATCTGCCGCGCTGCTTTTTTCGATCGCGCCGAGCTGCCGCGCCATTGCCGGAAGCAGAAGTGCCCGCTCGGCTCCCCACGGTCGCTAGCGTGCCGTCAGGATTTTTTTTCGTTTTGGGCAACAGCTTTTTCTCGGCGATGCCCCAAATACTGGAAGAAATAATGTACAAGCACAGTCCGCTGGGCACCGTGTAATAGGCGTAGGCAATTAACAGCAGCATGTACTTCATCATTTTTTGCTGCGTCCTGGTTTGATCGTCAGTCGCTGGCGGCATAAACATTTGCTGTTGAATGATGAACAACGTGACCGTGAAAATCGGCAAAATGTTCAAGTACGGCCCCAGAGACAAAAAGCCCCGGTAAGCGGTTAGGAAAGTTGGAATCAGAGGCGTGTCTTTCCAGTACCACAGCATGTCGGGCGCGGCCAAATTGGAGCACCAATGAATCGCGCTGCCCAACAGCGGCGCCTGCCGCAAATCGATGTTGATCATCAACGATCGATACAAGCCAATGAAAATCGGCAATTGCACAAATGCCAACATGCAGCCCGCCATCGGATTGAAATTGTTCTTGCGGTACAACTCCTGCATGGCTCGCGTTTTTTCTTCTGCCTTTCCCTTATATTTTTCATTGATGCGGTCCAGTTCAGGCTTCAGCTCCTGCATTTTTTGCGCACTGGCCGCTTGCTTGCGCGTGAGCGGATACATGCAGCCGCGCACCAGCACCGTGAGCATGATGATCGCCAGCCCATAATTGCCAACTAGGCCATAGAAAAAATGCAAAATATGCGTCATCGGCCGGGCCACCGCTGCCCAAATTGGCCAGCCATAATAAACCAACTCGCCGAGATTATCCTGCGGTTCGCCCGACAGCGGATATTGCGCCAATAAATCCGGCTGCTTCGGGCCGGCAAATAGCGTGTAGGTGTGAACCAGCGGAGCGGCACCCGGCTTCAACGTCTCGCTCACGCTGACCAACCGGCAGGAAACGTCGCCCAAGGTTTTATAGTGCGGGTCCGTCGGTATTTTACCGACTAAAATAGGCTTGATCTGTGCCAGCCACGGCTCGCGATCTTTCAGCGGCGTCGGCAACAGTGCTGAAGCCACGTATTGTGCGTCAACTCCGGCATACACCAACAAGGCATCCGGGTCTTCCGACCGATACGGCGGATCGAGCTTGCCGGATTCCGTCAGCATGGGGCTAATCAGCGCCGGGTCTTTTCCCTGCAACAACAACGCCGTATCGCGCACGCCAATGCCGCCCCAACTGCGCGACGGCCGGCTGGTGTACCACCAGCCTTCGGTGGGCAAGCCGGTAGGGCCATCGAGTTGATACGACACCGTATGCGCCGCGCTGCCGATATTCCGCAATTCAATTTCCAGCGTCAGATGATACGCCGGCTGGTTCGGCTTGTCGCCGTTGTCTTTCGCAATTCGGTAGCGCTTGACGACTTCCAGTTCCAATTTGGGCAACGAGCGAGCGAATTCCACCGTATCGGCGTCGATTTGTTTTCCTTCCCAATTGGCCGATCGCAGCTTTACGCCCGGCAATTCCGCGTTCAGGCTTGCCAGCGCATCGGAAGCCGCGGGTTTATCGTTCATGTCCGTTTTATCATCCGCCAAAGTTTTTTTATCGATTTGATAAAACGTGAACAGAAACGAAAGCGGATCGTGCGCGCTGCCGGCCACAATATCTAGCGGCTGCGGAATCTGCATCTCTGCCGTGAACAGTTCCGGACGCACCACTTCTAGTGGCCGCGTGCCCAGCGTCACTGAAATGGTTTGCGGCTGCCCGCTGCGCAGAACCGCCAACTCAATTTGTTGCCCTGGCGAAGTCGTCTTCAATGCTTTTTCCAGGCCGTCGGCATCCGCAATCGGGTGCTTGTCGACCGCACTGATCACGTCGTCCGGCAATAGCCCGGCAATTGCGGCGGGTGTGCCGGGCGCCACCACATTCACTTTGGCGCCGTCGGGAGCATTTTCCGCCGCCAAATGTCCCAAATATCCACTGTGATTTTCCAGATCGCGATACTTCGCATCACTCAGCTCGATGCGTTCCACCGCCGCCCCCTGGTTGGTCAGCATGACCAGCAACCGGTACGGATTCTTATCGCTTGTGTCAGCCGAGCCCAGCGTAAAATGTTGCGTGGCGGGCTCCGGCGCTTCGGCCACATTGCCCCGAGCCTCCCCGGCAGCCGGAGCGACTTCGTCATTCGGCTTTTGCGCTTCCCCCTTCGCCTTCTCCGCTCCGTTGTTTTCCGCGGCTTTTTTTTCTGCCCCTCCCTTATTTTGTGCTTGCTGCACGGCGGGTTGCGGCGGCGCCGGGGGGTGAATGATCGACCAAAACCAAAAATTGGCTATCAGAATGGCGATCGAACCGATGATGAAGATGATGAAACGTCGGTTTTCCACGAAGAATTCCTTACCGCTATAATGCCGCGTGGTGCGTTTGCCAATACGGCTGCTAAAAATAAAAGGGTCTGAAAGTCGAAATGTCGAAACCCCAAGAGCCCGTGTTTACTTCATCAGACTCTTTGGCTTTTGACTTTTCGACCTTTCGACCCTTGGCCTGTGCTCACCGGCCCTCCAGTAGCCGATCACCCAGGAAATTATCCAGTTCCGGAATGTCGTGAATTTTTTGCCGCGTTTTGTCAGCCGGATATTCCACCCGCCGGTAGGTAATTTTGTCGTCTTCCTGAACCACGTAGCAGGCCCGCGGATCGCCGTCGCGCGGCTGACCAACCGAACCGACATTGATCATCGCCTTTTCCGCGCCCACCATGTATTGGAAATTAAGTTCCTCCGGACTCAAAAAATTCATGCTCTCCGTGAACACCCCCGGGACGTGCGTGTGTCCTTGAAAACAACACCGCTGCACCAGCGCAAAGCTCCGCTCCAATTTCTTGGGGCTGCAAATGGTGTCCTCGGGAAACACGTATTCGTTCAGTGGATTGCGCGGCGAACCGTGAACATACAAAAAACCATTGTCCTTGTGGGTCCGCGGAAGCTCGCCCAAAAACTCCCACCGTTTGGCGTTGTCGTCCGGGTTGCCGCGCGGATTTTCCAATTGCTCGCGGGTCCAAAAAATGGCTCGTTCCGCGCCGCTGTTAAACCCTTCGGGGTCGAACAAGGCCCCTTGATCGTGATTGCCCAATAGGCACATTTTGCAATTCATCACCAGGTCAATGCACTCGCGCGGATTGGGCCCGTAACCGATAATATCGCCCAGGCAAAAAATCTCCGTGATCCCCTGGGCGCGGATGTCAGCCAATACGGCCTCCAGGCCTTCGAGATTGCTGTGAATGTCGCTGATGAGGGCTCGCTTCACGCGCGCTGGACCTGACTATTACAAAAAGGAACCGACGGCGGTGTCCGCTTAGGACCCACCGAATTAGCGGCGATGCTAATTCATTCTATCTTGTCGCCGCCGACAAGGCTAAACTGGCAGTCTACGAACCGAGGCCAGCGCGGTCAAGCCGTTGCCCGATAGGCAGTTGCGTCGCACCTTACCGCCGGGGCCGATTTGGCCGAAGCCCACCGTTTTTCTTGGCGACCCACATTCTCATATTGCGCAAAATCGCACCGCTCCAATCCAACCGCCACCACCGACTCGACTCTCACCACTCACGCCGACGGATGCGTATTTTAGCTCTTGAAACCATCGATCTCACTGGCAGCTTGGCAGCCCTGGACGACGGCCGGCTCGTGTTCAGCACTGATCTGGACCCGCAGTTGCGCAGCGCCCAGTCACTGGCGCCCGCCGTCGAATTGCTCTTGCAGACCGTGGGTTGGAAATCCGCCGATGTGCAGTTAGTCGCCGTGGCGGTGGGGCCAGGCTCATTCACGGGTTTGCGCGTCGGCGTGACCACGGCCAAACTATTCGCGTATGCCGTGGGGACAGCAGTGCTGGGCGTCAATACTCTGGAAGTGATTGCCGCACAGGTGCCACCCGAAAATACCGATTTATGGGCCCTCATCGATGCCCAGCGAAACCAAGTTTTTGCCCAGCGATTTATTCGCCCGTCAAATGGCGCCTCGCCGAGCGCCTGGCAAGCGCACGACCAAACACTGCTTTTAGACAACACCGCCTGGCTGGCGCAATTATCACCCGGACAGGCCGTTAGCGGGCCAGGATTATCGAAGCTGGCTTCCCAATTACCCAACGATGTCGTGATTATCGATCGCCAGTTGTGGATGCCCAAAGCCGCCACCGTCGGTCTGCTCGCTTGGAGGCAATTTCAATCGGGCCGGCGCGACAATGTTTTCTCGCTGGCGCCGCAATACTTTCGCCCCAGCGCTGCCGAGGAAAAAAACGCGGCGGAAAAAAACAGCGCACCCTTGCCGGCCCCGGCGAACAACGGCCCAAAAAAATAGCCCGACTATCCCGGCCGGGCTATAAATCACTCTCGCTTGAATTTTCAACTTTCAGACAAGTGTCGCCGCTGTTAAGCAAACCGCGATTGGCAACTAAGCGAGGTCATGTTTCAGATCGCCGTATCGGAACTGGAAGCCGATAATCGTTTGGGTTGCAAAATGATTGCCGACGCCGGTAATGATTCCGCTGGTTCCATCGTCTTCAAATTCGCCGTCTCCGTTGCCGTTGCCGTCCGAGCAATTGATGACCGCCAGGGTATTGAACCGACCCCCGCCAAGATCAACGGAAAACGTATCGTTCAGCTCTCCCGATGCATTCGACGCCACGGAATTCAGCGCCACCACATCGCGCCCATTGCCGCCATCCAGCGAGAAATCCCCCTCGGAACTTACCTTGACCAACGTGGCCACATTCGTGCCGCTGCCTAAGTTGATGTTGATAACGTCACCCGTCGTGTGCACGTTCGACATGCTCAACACGTCGTTTCCATCGCCGAAGCCGCCGGAACCAGGATCATCCATGTTCACGGTGATCGGACCGCTCACGGTAGTGTTGGTGAACGTGACCCTGTCGCTCCCGCCTCCCATTTCAATGTCGACGGCGGTAATATCGTCTCCGCCAGTCGACCCGAAGGTGAACGAATAGCCGGTTTGGCCGGTGTCCAAGTTGCTGAGCTTCGTTCCGGCTCCCAGGACTTGAATGATGGGATTCCCGTCGACGTTCTTGCCAATTTGGTGGATGATTACCGCGTTGTTCTGGCTATCGCCGGCCACGGTCAATGTTCCCGGACTCGTTGTCAAGCTATCGACGGTTACCGTGCCATTCAGCACGGTCCGCTCTTCCAGTCGCTCGAATCCAAGTTGCATCTTCAACAGCTTCGCTGTTCTCATGGCTTATTCCTCGTAATTCCAAGAATAATGCCTTGCCTCAAGTTGCAAATTATCTAAGCATATTTTCCTCGTCAAGCGGTCCGATATGCGATGTCGAGATTATTGTAAAGAACTGCAAGCTGCAACAAAAAACAGCGCGCCCGCTTCCCAATTCCATCGCGGAAATTGAGAAGCTAGCACGCTGCTAATTCAAAACTCTTCGTTGTAAAACGGGCGGTGGCGTAATGGCCCTCACCCGTTGGCGCTCTTCTTAACCAATCACGAACCAATCACGTATTGAAAACCGTTGCCGGCGGTGACGCCTGGCGGAGGTGTTTGATTGGTGAAGTGGTTGTGGGCCCGCACAAAAACGCCGCCCGACCCACCGTCGTCATAAAACGCCGCGTAGTCCGCCGAGCTGTTGGTCACCGTCAAGGCGTCATGACTGCCCGGTCCCAAATCCGCAAAAATGCAGTCGGCCACGAGGGCGTTAATTGCCACGGCATCGGTTCCCGCGCCGGTGCAAATGTCGGCCGAACCAACCACGTTCACTTTCGCAATTGCCACGGCATCGTTTCCACAGCCCGTCCCAATCACTAAGCCGCCCGATTGAACATATGGTAGTTGGCCACAGCACAACTCCAGGTCGCACTGGTTGAAGCTGGAATTCGCGATCGACACGGCATCGTTCCCGTCGAGGCTGCTATAGTCCGTGGTGTAAATTGCAGCTTCCGCATCGGTGGTCACCTTGGCCAGCGCTACCGCGTCCGACCCGTTGCCGGTGTAAACCAGCAGCACGCCACTTTCCAGCACATAGAACTCGCAGCAGCAGCAGCACCAGCTGCCGCTGCTAGTGTCCGGCGTAACGTCGTTGGTAACAGATTGAATCTCGTGCTTGCTGCAGCAGCAACAGCACTCCAGGACTTGCGCCGCTTCCGAGCCCAGCACTTTGACATTTGCCAGCGACACCGCATCGTTGCCGTCGCCAACCGGAGTTGATGGCGTATCAGGCGTATCCTCGGTCGTTGCCCCCCAGCAGAAGCATGGGCAGCAAATATCGCCGGAAGTGTCGGTTTGCAGGAACCCGTAAACGGTGGTGTTGGCAATCGCCACGGCGTCGCTTCCCAGGCCCGTTTCAATGCACAAGCCGCTTTCCTCAAAATCCTTCCAGCACAAATCCGAAGGATCG
The nucleotide sequence above comes from Pirellulales bacterium. Encoded proteins:
- the yidC gene encoding membrane protein insertase YidC, with the translated sequence MENRRFIIFIIGSIAILIANFWFWSIIHPPAPPQPAVQQAQNKGGAEKKAAENNGAEKAKGEAQKPNDEVAPAAGEARGNVAEAPEPATQHFTLGSADTSDKNPYRLLVMLTNQGAAVERIELSDAKYRDLENHSGYLGHLAAENAPDGAKVNVVAPGTPAAIAGLLPDDVISAVDKHPIADADGLEKALKTTSPGQQIELAVLRSGQPQTISVTLGTRPLEVVRPELFTAEMQIPQPLDIVAGSAHDPLSFLFTFYQIDKKTLADDKTDMNDKPAASDALASLNAELPGVKLRSANWEGKQIDADTVEFARSLPKLELEVVKRYRIAKDNGDKPNQPAYHLTLEIELRNIGSAAHTVSYQLDGPTGLPTEGWWYTSRPSRSWGGIGVRDTALLLQGKDPALISPMLTESGKLDPPYRSEDPDALLVYAGVDAQYVASALLPTPLKDREPWLAQIKPILVGKIPTDPHYKTLGDVSCRLVSVSETLKPGAAPLVHTYTLFAGPKQPDLLAQYPLSGEPQDNLGELVYYGWPIWAAVARPMTHILHFFYGLVGNYGLAIIMLTVLVRGCMYPLTRKQAASAQKMQELKPELDRINEKYKGKAEEKTRAMQELYRKNNFNPMAGCMLAFVQLPIFIGLYRSLMINIDLRQAPLLGSAIHWCSNLAAPDMLWYWKDTPLIPTFLTAYRGFLSLGPYLNILPIFTVTLFIIQQQMFMPPATDDQTRTQQKMMKYMLLLIAYAYYTVPSGLCLYIISSSIWGIAEKKLLPKTKKNPDGTLATVGSRAGTSASGNGAAARRDRKKQRGR
- a CDS encoding metallophosphoesterase family protein; protein product: MKRALISDIHSNLEGLEAVLADIRAQGITEIFCLGDIIGYGPNPRECIDLVMNCKMCLLGNHDQGALFDPEGFNSGAERAIFWTREQLENPRGNPDDNAKRWEFLGELPRTHKDNGFLYVHGSPRNPLNEYVFPEDTICSPKKLERSFALVQRCCFQGHTHVPGVFTESMNFLSPEELNFQYMVGAEKAMINVGSVGQPRDGDPRACYVVQEDDKITYRRVEYPADKTRQKIHDIPELDNFLGDRLLEGR
- the tsaB gene encoding tRNA (adenosine(37)-N6)-threonylcarbamoyltransferase complex dimerization subunit type 1 TsaB, translating into MRILALETIDLTGSLAALDDGRLVFSTDLDPQLRSAQSLAPAVELLLQTVGWKSADVQLVAVAVGPGSFTGLRVGVTTAKLFAYAVGTAVLGVNTLEVIAAQVPPENTDLWALIDAQRNQVFAQRFIRPSNGASPSAWQAHDQTLLLDNTAWLAQLSPGQAVSGPGLSKLASQLPNDVVIIDRQLWMPKAATVGLLAWRQFQSGRRDNVFSLAPQYFRPSAAEEKNAAEKNSAPLPAPANNGPKK